In one window of Chiloscyllium punctatum isolate Juve2018m chromosome 11, sChiPun1.3, whole genome shotgun sequence DNA:
- the cox7a2l gene encoding cytochrome c oxidase subunit 7A-related protein, mitochondrial has protein sequence MDPAGCLSCRRSVPTSGLNMFYKFNGFTQRLSGGAGPVAYCPQGLKPLVSTETPTMIFATPTKPISELEGGGMHFLGRNKVPDFQQMFQKPDGLPVHLKRGVPDRLLYRTTMALTIGGTIYCLIALFLAAQPKKHN, from the exons ATGGACCCTGCTGGGTGCCTTTCCTGTCGCAGGAGTGTCCCGACGTCAGGGCTGAACATGTTCTACAAGTTTAACGGATTCACGCAGAGACTGAGTGGTGGGGCTGGGCCTGTGGCCTATTGCCCGCAG GGGTTGAAGCCTCTAGTTTCCACAGAAACCCCCACTATGATTTTTGCTACACCCACAAAACCCATATCTGAATTGGAAGGAGGAGGAATGCACTTCTTGGGACGGAATAAGGTGCCTGATTTCCAGCAAATGTTTCAG AAGCCAGATGGTTTGCCAGTACATTTAAAGCGAGGTGTCCCTGATCGACTACTATACAGGACTACAATGGCATTGACGATTGGTGGGACCATTTACTGCTTGATAGCACTCTTTCTGGCAGCCCAGCCCAAAAAACACAACTGA